In Miscanthus floridulus cultivar M001 chromosome 5, ASM1932011v1, whole genome shotgun sequence, one genomic interval encodes:
- the LOC136454883 gene encoding uncharacterized protein: MPITFGDRANFRSEVLTFEVVDFLGSYHAILGRPCYTKFMVIPNYTYLKLKMPRPNDVITVGSTFSHNYTCDHEHHELAAVVINSTELPELENSATPIVPHYNELTSSGAFHPTEEMKAVGIDPTDPTKTVWIGTKLLAK; this comes from the coding sequence ATgcccatcacatttggtgaccgagccaacttccgctcagaggtcctaaccttcgaggtggtggacttcctagggtcctatcatgccatcttagggcggccatgctataccaagttcatggtgatccccaactacacctacctcaagttaaaGATGCCGAGACCGAACGACGTCATcaccgtgggtagcaccttttcgcacaaCTATACATGCGACCACGAGCATCATGAGCTCGCCGCAGTTGTTATCAATTCCACCGAGCTTCCGGAGCTCGAGAATTCAGCGACTCCGATAGTTCCCCACTACAACGAGCTAACCTCCTCAGGTGCCTTCCATCCAACTGAGGAaatgaaggcggtggggatcgaccccaccgacccaaccaagacggtgtggatcgggaccaagctcctggccaaatag